The following are encoded together in the Bradyrhizobium genosp. L genome:
- the cyoA gene encoding ubiquinol oxidase subunit II has product MRALKLLALLPFVALLGGCDFVVLAPAGDVAAQQRDLVVISTILMLVIVIPVMALTVLFAWRYRQSNTEATYEPEWDHSTQLELVIWSAPLLIIICLGALTWMGTHLLDPYRTLGRIDTNRPIATQDAPLNVQVVALDWKWLFIYPDYGVATVNELAAPVDRPIRFAITASSVMNSFYVPALAGQIYAMPGMETKLHAVANQPGTFRGFSANYSGAGFSGMHFAFKSLSAADFDKWIASARASPDMLGRSDYLQLERPSQNDPVRFYGTVDRDLYKAILNMCVEPGKMCMSEMMAIDAKGGLGREGLNNTLPLTYDKYARRGAPLGNAPTFVAGICSMDEIKGAPSRDVAAPLDLTPLRGVGLKRPPFLPVNPSSTSLLLGQRPKSDS; this is encoded by the coding sequence GTGCGCGCCTTGAAATTACTGGCCTTATTGCCGTTTGTGGCGCTGCTCGGGGGTTGCGATTTCGTCGTCCTGGCCCCCGCCGGCGACGTCGCCGCCCAGCAGCGCGACCTGGTCGTGATCTCCACCATCCTGATGCTGGTGATCGTGATTCCGGTGATGGCGCTCACCGTGCTGTTCGCCTGGCGCTACCGCCAATCCAACACGGAAGCCACCTACGAGCCGGAGTGGGATCACTCGACCCAGCTCGAGCTCGTGATCTGGTCGGCGCCGCTCCTGATCATCATCTGCCTGGGCGCGCTGACCTGGATGGGCACCCATCTGCTCGATCCCTACCGCACGCTCGGCCGCATCGACACCAACCGCCCGATCGCGACGCAGGACGCTCCGCTCAACGTTCAGGTGGTGGCGCTCGACTGGAAGTGGCTGTTCATCTACCCCGACTACGGCGTCGCCACCGTCAACGAGCTCGCGGCTCCGGTCGACCGCCCGATCCGCTTCGCCATCACGGCCTCCTCCGTGATGAACTCCTTCTACGTCCCGGCCCTCGCCGGCCAGATCTACGCCATGCCCGGCATGGAGACCAAGCTGCACGCGGTCGCCAACCAGCCGGGCACCTTCCGCGGCTTCTCCGCCAATTACAGCGGCGCCGGATTCTCCGGCATGCATTTCGCGTTCAAGAGCCTGTCGGCCGCCGACTTCGACAAATGGATCGCAAGCGCCAGGGCGAGCCCGGACATGCTCGGCCGCAGCGACTATCTGCAACTCGAACGCCCGAGCCAGAACGATCCGGTCCGCTTCTACGGCACGGTCGATCGCGATCTCTACAAGGCGATCCTCAACATGTGCGTCGAGCCGGGCAAGATGTGCATGAGCGAGATGATGGCGATCGACGCCAAGGGCGGCCTCGGCCGCGAGGGCCTCAACAACACGCTGCCGCTGACCTACGACAAATACGCCCGCCGCGGCGCGCCGCTCGGCAACGCGCCGACCTTCGTCGCCGGCATCTGTTCGATGGACGAGATCAAGGGTGCGCCGTCGCGCGATGTCGCCGCGCCGCTCGACCTGACGCCGCTGCGCGGGGTCGGGCTGAAGCGCCCGCCGTTCCTGCCCGTCAACCCGTCATCGACGTCTTTGCTGCTCGGCCAGCGCCCGAAATCAGACTCCTGA
- the cyoB gene encoding cytochrome o ubiquinol oxidase subunit I: MNPDLIKMVFGRLNLDALPLHEPILVGTFAVVATGGLALFAIVTYFRLWGYLWREWFTSVDHKRIGIMYMVLGIVMLLRGFADALMMRLQQAIAFNGADGYLPAHHYDQVFTAHGVIMIFFVAMPLVTGLMNFVMPLQIGARDVSFPFLNNFSFWMTVGGAVLVMMSLFVGEFARTGWLAYPPLSNIGYSPDVGVDYYIWGLQVAGVGTTLSGINLICTIVKLRAPGMTMMKMPVFTWTALCTNVLIVASFPVLTAVLALLALDRYVGTNFFTNDFGGNPMMYVNLIWIWGHPEVYILILPAFGIFSEVTATFSGKRLFGYTSMVYATVVITILSYLVWLHHFFTMGSGASVNSFFGITTMIISIPTGAKMFNWLLTMYRGRIRFELPMMWTIAFMLTFVLGGMTGVLLAVPPADFVLHNSLFLVAHFHNVIIGGVLFGLFAGINYWFPKAFGFRLDPFWGKLSFWFWVSGFYFAFMPLYVLGLMGVTRRLRVFDDPSLQIWFVIAAFGALLIFLGIISMLVQFAVSILRREQLKDTTGDPWNARTLEWATSSPPPAYNFAFTPVVYDNDAWWDMKRRGYKRPLTGFKPIHMPSSTGTGVILAGLATVMGFGLIWYIWWLAAVCFVALLAVAIGHTFNYHRDFDIPAQDVDHVEAARTRLIAAGAK, encoded by the coding sequence ATGAATCCCGATCTCATCAAGATGGTCTTCGGCCGCCTCAACCTCGACGCGCTGCCGCTGCACGAGCCGATCCTGGTCGGTACCTTCGCGGTGGTCGCAACCGGCGGCCTCGCGCTGTTCGCGATCGTCACCTACTTCCGGCTCTGGGGCTATCTGTGGCGCGAGTGGTTCACCTCGGTCGACCACAAGCGGATCGGCATCATGTACATGGTGCTCGGCATCGTGATGCTGCTGCGCGGCTTCGCCGACGCGCTGATGATGCGCCTGCAGCAGGCGATCGCCTTCAACGGCGCCGACGGCTACCTCCCCGCACATCACTACGACCAGGTCTTCACCGCCCACGGCGTGATCATGATCTTCTTCGTGGCGATGCCGCTGGTCACCGGCCTGATGAACTTCGTGATGCCGTTGCAGATCGGCGCCCGTGACGTCTCCTTCCCGTTCCTCAACAATTTCAGCTTCTGGATGACGGTCGGCGGCGCCGTGCTGGTGATGATGTCGCTGTTCGTCGGCGAATTCGCCCGCACCGGCTGGCTCGCCTACCCGCCGCTGTCGAACATCGGCTACAGTCCCGACGTCGGCGTCGACTATTACATATGGGGCCTGCAGGTCGCGGGTGTCGGCACCACGCTCTCGGGGATCAATTTGATCTGCACCATCGTCAAGCTGCGCGCGCCGGGCATGACGATGATGAAGATGCCGGTGTTCACCTGGACCGCGCTCTGCACCAACGTCCTGATCGTCGCCTCCTTCCCGGTGCTGACGGCGGTGCTGGCGCTGCTGGCGCTCGACCGTTACGTCGGCACCAACTTCTTCACGAACGACTTCGGCGGCAACCCGATGATGTACGTGAACCTGATCTGGATCTGGGGCCATCCCGAGGTCTACATCCTGATCCTCCCGGCCTTCGGCATCTTCTCCGAGGTGACCGCGACGTTCTCCGGCAAGCGCCTGTTCGGCTACACCTCGATGGTCTACGCCACCGTCGTCATCACCATCCTCTCTTATCTCGTCTGGCTGCATCATTTCTTCACGATGGGCTCCGGCGCCAGCGTCAATTCGTTCTTCGGCATCACCACGATGATCATCTCGATCCCGACGGGCGCGAAGATGTTCAACTGGCTGCTCACGATGTATCGCGGCCGCATCCGTTTCGAGCTGCCGATGATGTGGACGATCGCCTTCATGCTCACCTTCGTGCTCGGCGGCATGACCGGCGTGCTGCTGGCGGTGCCGCCGGCCGACTTCGTGCTGCATAACAGCCTGTTCCTGGTCGCGCATTTCCACAACGTGATCATCGGCGGCGTGCTGTTCGGCCTGTTCGCCGGCATCAACTACTGGTTCCCGAAGGCGTTCGGCTTCAGGCTCGATCCGTTCTGGGGCAAGCTGTCGTTCTGGTTCTGGGTCTCGGGCTTCTATTTCGCCTTCATGCCGCTCTACGTGCTCGGCCTGATGGGCGTCACAAGGCGGCTGCGCGTATTCGACGATCCGTCGTTGCAGATCTGGTTCGTGATCGCCGCCTTCGGTGCGCTGCTGATCTTCCTCGGCATCATCTCGATGCTGGTGCAGTTCGCGGTCAGCATCCTGCGTCGTGAGCAGCTGAAGGACACGACCGGCGATCCCTGGAACGCGCGGACGCTGGAATGGGCGACCTCGTCGCCGCCGCCGGCCTACAATTTCGCCTTCACGCCCGTGGTCTACGACAACGACGCCTGGTGGGACATGAAGCGCCGCGGCTACAAGCGTCCGCTGACCGGTTTCAAGCCGATCCATATGCCCTCCAGCACCGGCACCGGCGTCATCCTCGCCGGGCTCGCGACCGTGATGGGATTCGGCCTGATCTGGTACATCTGGTGGCTCGCCGCGGTCTGCTTCGTCGCTTTGCTCGCGGTCGCGATCGGCCACACCTTCAACTATCACCGCGACTTCGACATCCCCGCCCAAGATGTGGACCACGTCGAAGCCGCGCGCACGCGCCTTATCGCCGCGGGAGCCAAGTGA
- a CDS encoding MFS transporter, with translation MAHGTPTASGHGQAKPGEIAIGVIIGRTSEFFDFFVYAIASVIVFPKLVFPFVNELTGTLYSFGIFALAFAARPLGTIIFMAVDRRHGKGAKLVIALFLLGTSTVAIAFLPGHADIGAAAIWLLAAARIAQGIAWGGAWDGLASLLAMNAPSRHRGWYAMVPQLGAPLGLIVASALFAFFAGNLSADDFFDWGWRYPFFVAFAINVVALFARLRIVATEEYAELFESRDLQPTRISETVKEEGRHILLGAFAPLASFALFHMVTVFPLSWVFLFTRESPVRFLIIEMVGAMVGVGAIVASGVIADSIGRKPLLIGSAIAIAVYSGFAPQLLDAGAYGETVYMVLGFVLLGLSFGQSSGAIASSFAQTYRYTASALTSDFAWLFGAGFAPLAALLLATHFGLLSAGAYLLSGAVWTLLALWLSGLREAES, from the coding sequence ATGGCTCACGGCACCCCGACGGCATCAGGTCACGGCCAGGCCAAGCCCGGCGAGATCGCCATCGGCGTGATCATCGGGCGGACCTCGGAATTCTTCGACTTCTTCGTCTACGCCATCGCCTCGGTGATCGTGTTCCCGAAGCTGGTGTTTCCGTTCGTCAACGAGCTCACCGGCACGCTCTATTCATTCGGCATCTTCGCGCTGGCGTTCGCCGCGCGGCCGCTCGGCACCATCATCTTCATGGCGGTCGACCGCCGGCACGGCAAGGGCGCCAAGCTCGTCATCGCGCTGTTCCTGCTCGGGACGTCCACGGTCGCGATCGCGTTCCTGCCCGGTCATGCCGACATCGGTGCCGCCGCGATCTGGCTGCTCGCCGCGGCGCGGATCGCGCAGGGTATCGCGTGGGGCGGCGCCTGGGACGGCCTTGCCTCGCTGCTGGCGATGAATGCGCCTTCGCGGCATCGCGGCTGGTACGCGATGGTGCCGCAGCTCGGCGCGCCGCTCGGGCTGATCGTGGCGAGCGCGCTGTTCGCGTTCTTTGCCGGCAATCTGTCGGCGGACGATTTCTTCGACTGGGGCTGGCGCTATCCGTTCTTCGTCGCCTTCGCCATCAACGTGGTGGCGCTGTTCGCGCGGCTGCGGATCGTCGCGACCGAAGAATACGCCGAGCTGTTCGAAAGCCGCGACCTGCAGCCGACACGCATCAGCGAGACCGTCAAGGAAGAGGGGCGCCACATCCTGCTCGGCGCCTTCGCGCCGCTGGCGAGCTTTGCGCTGTTCCACATGGTCACGGTGTTTCCGCTATCCTGGGTGTTCCTGTTCACCCGGGAGAGCCCGGTGCGCTTCCTGATCATCGAGATGGTCGGCGCCATGGTCGGCGTCGGCGCGATCGTGGCCTCGGGCGTGATCGCCGACAGCATCGGCCGCAAGCCGCTGCTGATCGGTTCGGCGATCGCGATCGCGGTCTATAGCGGCTTCGCCCCGCAGCTGCTCGACGCCGGCGCCTATGGCGAGACCGTCTACATGGTGCTCGGCTTCGTGCTGCTCGGTCTGTCCTTCGGCCAGTCGTCGGGCGCGATCGCCTCGAGCTTCGCGCAGACCTATCGCTATACGGCGTCAGCCCTGACCTCGGATTTCGCCTGGCTGTTCGGCGCCGGCTTCGCGCCACTTGCGGCGCTGCTGCTGGCGACCCATTTCGGCCTGCTCTCGGCCGGTGCGTATCTGTTGTCCGGCGCGGTGTGGACGCTGCTGGCGCTGTGGCTCAGCGGCCTGCGCGAGGCGGAGAGCTGA
- a CDS encoding response regulator transcription factor encodes MTDERQLLIVEDDAGFARTLKRSFERRGYGVAIAASLDEVRHLVEQHSPGYAVVDLKLAGGASGLACVEALHAHDPEMLIVVLTGFASIATAVEAIKLGACHYLAKPSNTDDIEAAFQKAAGNAAIELGARPTSIKTLEWERIHQTLIETDFNISEAARRLGMHRRTLARKLEKQRVK; translated from the coding sequence TTGACGGATGAACGCCAGCTCCTGATCGTCGAGGACGATGCCGGCTTTGCCCGCACCCTGAAGCGCTCGTTCGAGCGCCGCGGCTATGGCGTCGCCATCGCGGCCTCGCTCGACGAGGTCCGCCATCTCGTCGAGCAGCACTCGCCCGGCTATGCCGTGGTCGACCTCAAGCTCGCCGGCGGCGCCTCGGGGCTGGCCTGCGTCGAAGCGTTGCACGCGCATGATCCAGAGATGCTGATCGTCGTGCTGACGGGTTTCGCCAGCATCGCGACCGCGGTCGAGGCGATCAAGCTCGGCGCCTGCCACTATCTGGCAAAACCATCGAACACCGACGACATCGAGGCCGCATTCCAGAAAGCCGCCGGCAATGCCGCCATCGAGCTCGGTGCCCGCCCAACCTCGATCAAGACGCTGGAATGGGAACGTATCCACCAGACCCTGATCGAGACCGATTTCAACATCTCCGAAGCCGCACGACGGCTCGGCATGCACCGCAGGACGCTGGCGCGGAAGCTGGAGAAGCAGCGGGTGAAGTAG
- a CDS encoding ATP-binding protein translates to MPFDLAALSPPDVATNRKNMALLVQLRWTAVIGQIVTIAFVQFWMGIALPLLPMAGVIGALVALNLVSLLWVRYRADVNNRELLIALTLDVAALTTLLYLSGGATNPFTSLYLLQVTLGAVLLDAPSTWSLVALVCMSYAWLTGYYEPLGSPHQGFGDAFSRYIAGTLIGLVLDAVLLVVFVTRINHNLRDRDARLAALRQHAAEQDHIVRMGLLASGAAHELGTPLASLSVILGDWRRMPQLAADPELAQDLGEMETSLQRCKSIVTGILLSAGEARGEGSAPTTVAAFLSALVEEWRTTRPSATLYFRNAFGADLPIVSDIALKQAIFNVLDNAAEVSREWIELTAERDYDRLVLSVIDRGPGFSREVLPHVGKPYQSTKGRAGSGLGLFLVVNVVRKLGGVVTARNRPDIGAAVRLELPLSTLAIGDDLDG, encoded by the coding sequence ATGCCATTCGATCTCGCGGCGCTGTCGCCGCCCGACGTCGCCACCAACCGCAAGAACATGGCGCTCCTGGTCCAGCTGCGCTGGACCGCGGTGATCGGCCAGATCGTCACCATCGCCTTCGTCCAGTTCTGGATGGGCATCGCACTGCCGCTGTTGCCGATGGCCGGTGTGATCGGCGCGCTGGTGGCGCTCAATCTCGTCAGCCTGCTCTGGGTGCGCTACCGCGCCGACGTCAACAACCGCGAGCTCCTGATCGCGCTGACGCTCGACGTCGCGGCGCTGACCACCCTGCTCTATCTCTCGGGCGGCGCCACCAATCCGTTCACCTCGCTCTATCTGCTGCAGGTGACGCTCGGCGCGGTCCTGCTCGACGCCCCCTCGACCTGGTCGCTGGTGGCGCTGGTCTGCATGAGCTACGCTTGGCTGACCGGCTATTACGAGCCGCTGGGGTCGCCGCATCAGGGCTTCGGCGATGCGTTCAGCCGCTACATCGCCGGCACCCTCATCGGCCTGGTGCTCGACGCCGTGCTGCTCGTGGTGTTCGTGACCCGGATCAACCACAATTTGCGCGACCGCGACGCGCGGCTCGCCGCACTGCGCCAGCATGCCGCCGAACAGGATCACATCGTCCGGATGGGCCTGCTCGCCTCCGGCGCCGCGCACGAGCTCGGCACGCCGCTCGCCTCGCTCTCGGTGATCCTCGGCGACTGGCGGCGAATGCCTCAGCTCGCCGCCGATCCCGAACTGGCGCAGGACCTGGGCGAGATGGAAACCTCGCTGCAGCGCTGCAAGTCGATCGTCACGGGGATTTTGCTGTCGGCCGGCGAAGCCCGCGGCGAGGGCTCGGCGCCGACCACGGTCGCGGCGTTTCTGTCCGCGCTGGTGGAGGAGTGGCGAACCACGCGCCCCTCGGCCACGCTGTATTTCCGCAACGCGTTCGGCGCCGACCTGCCCATCGTCTCCGACATCGCGCTGAAGCAGGCGATCTTCAACGTGCTCGACAATGCCGCCGAGGTCTCGCGCGAATGGATCGAGCTGACGGCCGAGCGCGACTACGACCGGCTGGTGCTGTCGGTGATCGACCGTGGCCCCGGCTTTTCGCGCGAAGTGCTGCCGCATGTCGGAAAACCCTATCAGTCGACCAAGGGCCGCGCCGGCAGCGGGCTTGGCTTGTTCCTGGTGGTCAATGTCGTGCGCAAGCTCGGCGGCGTGGTGACGGCGCGCAACCGGCCGGACATCGGCGCCGCCGTCCGGCTCGAACTGCCGCTGTCGACGCTCGCGATCGGAGACGATCTTGACGGATGA
- the cyoC gene encoding cytochrome o ubiquinol oxidase subunit III, protein MTVATAPTQSAEPVFHVIDEHAHPEGASTMLGFWIYLMSDCLIFAMLFATFGVLGGNYAAGPAPKDLFDLKLVALNTTMLLLSSITYGFAMLTMEKSKIGATQAWLAITGLFGLAFLGIELTEFAHMIHEGATPQRSAFLSSFFTLVGTHGLHVTFGLVWLVTLMAQTARFGLIEANRRRLMCLSMFWHFLDVVWIGVFTFVYLLGMLR, encoded by the coding sequence ATGACCGTCGCCACCGCCCCCACGCAAAGCGCCGAACCGGTCTTCCACGTCATCGACGAGCACGCGCATCCGGAAGGCGCCAGCACCATGCTGGGCTTCTGGATCTACCTGATGAGCGACTGCCTGATCTTCGCGATGCTGTTCGCGACCTTCGGCGTGCTCGGCGGCAACTACGCCGCCGGACCCGCGCCGAAGGACCTGTTCGACCTCAAGCTGGTCGCGCTCAACACCACGATGCTGCTGCTCTCCTCGATCACCTATGGCTTCGCCATGCTGACCATGGAGAAGTCGAAGATCGGCGCCACCCAGGCCTGGCTCGCCATCACCGGCCTGTTCGGCCTCGCCTTCCTCGGCATCGAGCTCACCGAATTCGCGCACATGATCCATGAAGGCGCGACGCCGCAGCGCAGCGCCTTCCTGTCGTCGTTCTTCACGCTGGTCGGTACCCACGGCCTGCACGTCACCTTCGGCCTGGTCTGGCTGGTGACGCTGATGGCGCAAACGGCGCGCTTCGGCCTGATCGAGGCCAATCGGCGCCGCCTGATGTGCCTGTCGATGTTCTGGCACTTCCTCGACGTCGTCTGGATCGGCGTCTTCACCTTCGTCTACCTGCTGGGAATGCTGCGATGA
- a CDS encoding GntR family transcriptional regulator, which translates to MTLADGLAGISTTKLSTPELIADQLRRAILLGAIAGGAQLKQNDVAARFGVSVAPVREALQRLVADGLAVLHPNRGVTVSRISEPDFLEIAELRGLLEPHALRLSAPRLTEVDLDYSESVLAKAAAAADPLDRAALHWEFHRSLYQRAERPRLLAQIAGLYQGINRYLLPAWAQSGLSAGWVDSHLLIVAAIRNGDTEAAARLIVDQTDASTRRVQAHLHRDTAKREQQR; encoded by the coding sequence ATGACGCTCGCGGACGGCCTCGCCGGCATTTCGACCACCAAGCTCTCGACCCCCGAGCTGATCGCCGACCAACTGCGCCGCGCCATCCTGCTCGGCGCGATTGCCGGCGGTGCACAGCTCAAGCAGAACGACGTCGCGGCGCGGTTCGGTGTCAGCGTCGCGCCGGTGCGCGAGGCGCTGCAGCGGCTGGTCGCGGATGGGTTGGCGGTGCTGCATCCCAATCGCGGGGTGACGGTGTCCCGGATATCCGAGCCGGATTTCCTGGAAATCGCTGAACTTCGCGGGCTGCTCGAGCCGCACGCGCTTCGTCTCTCAGCGCCGCGGCTGACGGAGGTGGACCTCGATTATTCCGAGTCCGTTCTGGCCAAGGCTGCGGCGGCCGCAGACCCGCTCGACCGCGCCGCGCTGCACTGGGAGTTTCATCGCAGCCTTTACCAGCGGGCCGAGAGGCCAAGGCTGCTCGCGCAGATCGCCGGTCTGTACCAGGGCATCAATCGCTATTTGCTGCCGGCCTGGGCGCAGTCCGGCCTCAGCGCGGGCTGGGTCGATAGCCATCTTTTGATCGTGGCCGCGATCCGCAACGGCGATACCGAGGCGGCGGCGCGCCTCATCGTCGATCAGACCGATGCATCGACAAGGCGCGTGCAGGCCCATTTGCACCGCGACACCGCAAAGAGAGAACAGCAGCGATGA
- a CDS encoding transporter, whose amino-acid sequence MFLNRLGVVARLTALATAASAAAHAEGCPKSSDEMATDRPDVTNSSIVVPVGSLQNENGVNLTGRDGGRTIDGSNSRWRLGVAPCLEVLIDLPSYVGPLKGLGASGFSDVAPAVKWQVSPVPGKIDLSITAGVALPTGATAIAGRGTQPYIQLPWSWELHDGWGLSGMFTEFFRPAELTGRHISEATFVIEKKLTEKLSVFTEYVGDYPNGAVPTQLINSGGMAHLTPTQQVDLHVAFGLNRNSPTYVVGVGYSFRVDGLFR is encoded by the coding sequence GTGTTTCTGAACCGGCTCGGTGTCGTCGCTCGATTGACCGCGCTTGCGACAGCCGCCTCCGCTGCCGCCCATGCAGAAGGCTGTCCGAAATCGAGCGACGAGATGGCGACCGACCGGCCCGACGTGACCAATTCGAGCATCGTCGTGCCGGTCGGAAGCCTGCAGAACGAGAACGGCGTCAACCTGACCGGCCGCGACGGCGGCCGCACCATCGACGGCAGCAACAGCCGCTGGCGGCTCGGCGTCGCGCCCTGCCTCGAGGTGCTCATCGATTTGCCGAGCTATGTCGGCCCGCTGAAAGGACTGGGCGCTTCAGGCTTTTCCGACGTCGCGCCGGCGGTCAAATGGCAGGTCAGCCCGGTGCCCGGCAAGATCGACCTGTCGATCACGGCCGGCGTCGCGCTGCCGACCGGCGCGACCGCGATCGCCGGCCGTGGCACGCAGCCCTACATCCAGCTGCCATGGTCGTGGGAGTTGCACGATGGCTGGGGGCTCAGCGGCATGTTCACGGAGTTCTTCCGTCCCGCCGAGCTGACGGGCCGCCACATCTCGGAGGCGACCTTCGTGATCGAGAAGAAGCTGACCGAAAAGCTCAGCGTGTTCACCGAATATGTCGGCGATTATCCCAATGGCGCGGTGCCGACCCAGCTCATCAATTCCGGCGGCATGGCTCATTTGACGCCGACCCAGCAGGTCGACCTCCATGTCGCGTTCGGCCTCAACCGCAACTCGCCGACCTATGTGGTCGGCGTCGGTTATTCCTTCCGCGTCGACGGGCTGTTTCGGTGA
- a CDS encoding SURF1 family protein, giving the protein MRAARPSVPLLTLGMLGVVLLTALGVWQIERRTWKLELIERVEQRVHAAPVPLPPSSSWPAINAAGDEYRHVTISGSFLNTDETLVQAVTTEGPGFWVMTPLRTADGTTVLVNRGFVPPDKRAPATRHDGEPKGPVTVTGLLRMSEPRGGFLRNNDPAAGRWYSRDVAAIAATHGLSLVAPYFIDADATPNPDGYPLGGLTIVRFPNNHLIYALTWFTLAFMLAGALLRNLRGRGRAGASDPKWGSRRAAVRRLIGAARNLSRDTGPDARAHIGSA; this is encoded by the coding sequence ATGCGGGCTGCCAGACCATCGGTCCCGCTGCTCACGCTCGGCATGCTCGGCGTGGTGCTGCTCACCGCGCTCGGGGTCTGGCAGATCGAACGCAGGACCTGGAAGCTCGAGCTGATCGAGCGGGTCGAGCAGCGCGTCCATGCGGCTCCCGTGCCGCTGCCGCCCTCGTCGTCCTGGCCGGCAATCAACGCCGCCGGCGACGAATACAGGCACGTCACGATCAGCGGCAGCTTCCTGAACACCGACGAGACGCTGGTGCAGGCGGTGACGACGGAGGGTCCCGGCTTCTGGGTCATGACCCCGCTCCGCACCGCCGACGGAACCACGGTGCTGGTCAACCGTGGCTTCGTTCCACCGGACAAGCGCGCCCCCGCGACCCGGCATGACGGCGAGCCAAAGGGCCCGGTGACTGTCACCGGCCTGCTCAGGATGTCGGAGCCGAGGGGCGGCTTTCTGCGCAACAACGATCCCGCGGCGGGCCGATGGTATTCGCGCGACGTCGCTGCGATCGCCGCGACGCACGGATTGTCGCTGGTCGCGCCCTACTTCATCGACGCCGATGCGACGCCAAACCCGGACGGCTATCCCCTCGGCGGGCTCACGATTGTCCGGTTTCCCAACAACCACCTGATTTACGCGCTGACATGGTTCACGCTGGCCTTTATGCTGGCGGGTGCGCTGCTGCGCAATTTGCGCGGCAGGGGCCGCGCCGGCGCCTCCGATCCAAAGTGGGGCTCACGGCGCGCCGCCGTGCGCCGCCTGATCGGCGCAGCCCGCAATCTGTCTCGCGACACAGGCCCAGATGCTCGAGCGCACATCGGATCCGCATGA
- a CDS encoding HAD hydrolase-like protein, translated as MIHFAQFKVITFDCYGTLIDWDSSISQLVQPWLSAMGSPVPPDLVVSTFALMQARHQQTRPTLLYPEVLRRSWRDIEEQFGWEANPERADAFAQSVPHWRPFADTVDSLRYLSRHYRLAILSNVDNASLQGTLKLLEVPFLFTVTAEDVSSYKPGQPHFDAAFREVARHGMVGSDILHVAQSKHHDIAPGNSLGLTTVWVNRRHGKKGTGATLAATAEPTLTINSLAELVDLHRAAQAGSAPLASAR; from the coding sequence ATGATCCACTTCGCGCAATTCAAGGTGATCACGTTCGACTGCTATGGAACGCTGATCGATTGGGACTCGTCGATCTCGCAACTGGTCCAGCCCTGGCTCAGCGCGATGGGCTCACCGGTGCCGCCGGATCTCGTCGTCAGCACCTTTGCGCTGATGCAGGCGAGACATCAGCAGACCCGGCCGACCCTGCTGTATCCGGAGGTGCTGAGGCGCTCCTGGCGCGATATCGAGGAGCAGTTCGGGTGGGAGGCCAACCCCGAGCGTGCCGACGCATTTGCGCAGTCCGTGCCGCATTGGCGTCCTTTCGCGGATACTGTCGATAGCCTGCGTTATCTCAGCCGGCATTACCGGCTCGCGATCCTGTCGAATGTCGATAATGCATCGCTGCAGGGCACGCTCAAGCTGCTCGAGGTGCCCTTCCTGTTCACCGTCACCGCAGAGGACGTCAGTTCCTACAAGCCGGGACAGCCACACTTCGATGCGGCATTCCGCGAGGTCGCGCGGCACGGCATGGTCGGCAGCGATATCCTGCACGTCGCCCAAAGCAAGCATCACGACATCGCGCCCGGCAACAGCCTTGGCCTGACGACCGTGTGGGTCAATCGTCGTCACGGCAAAAAGGGCACCGGCGCGACGCTGGCGGCGACGGCTGAGCCCACGCTGACGATCAATTCCCTGGCAGAACTGGTCGATCTGCACCGGGCGGCGCAAGCAGGTTCAGCGCCGCTCGCCTCGGCACGGTAG
- the cyoD gene encoding cytochrome o ubiquinol oxidase subunit IV, protein MNTEAHALEANAGGHGGHHVHDAAAHGSLKTYLIGFGLSVVLTAIPFWLVMTGAIADKQVTAVIVLALAAVQIVVHMVYFLHMNTRSENGWIMMALIFTVIMVLIGLTGSLWVMHHLNTNMMPVHDMSQMP, encoded by the coding sequence ATGAACACGGAAGCTCACGCCCTCGAAGCCAACGCCGGCGGTCACGGCGGCCACCACGTCCATGACGCGGCGGCCCACGGCTCGCTGAAGACCTATCTGATCGGTTTCGGCCTCTCGGTGGTCCTCACCGCGATTCCGTTCTGGCTGGTGATGACCGGCGCGATCGCCGACAAGCAGGTCACCGCCGTGATCGTGCTGGCGCTGGCCGCGGTGCAGATCGTGGTGCACATGGTCTATTTCCTGCACATGAACACCCGCTCCGAGAACGGCTGGATCATGATGGCGCTGATCTTCACCGTGATCATGGTGCTGATCGGGCTGACCGGCTCGCTCTGGGTCATGCACCACCTCAACACCAACATGATGCCGGTCCACGACATGAGCCAGATGCCGTGA